In Acidimicrobiales bacterium, the genomic stretch GCTCGCCGGCGGCGGTCAGGGCCCATCCGTCGACGAAGCCGAGTTCGGCGAGCACGGTCAGCACGCGATCGAGCTGGCGGCCCAGCGACGCCTCGTCGTTGCGCCGCTGGCGGCGCTCGGCGGCGAGGCTGCGTTCGAGCCGGTCGACCCGCCCGAGCGCCCGCAGGTGCTGCGCGGCGTCGGGACACGCGGCCACCGGGTGCATCGTCGCCAGCCGTTCTGCGGGCGTCCGGCCGCGGGCGCGCGATCGACCCCCTTGCCACTTCGGGGTGTACGTCTTCACGTCGTCGGGCTCGACGACCTCCGCCTGGCGCACGAGGTCTCCAGCGGCACGCAGGAACCGCGCCGCCGTGGGATCGAACGGCGTGGGCAGCTTGATGTGCCCGGCGCGCCGCGGCGGGACGGGAAAGTCCTTCACCCGCAGCTGCAGCCGCCGCCCGTCGTCGGTGACGACGGGCAGGTGCAGCCCGCTGAGTCCCTTGCCGCGGGGCGGGCCGAGCACGGCGACGCGTCCCTTGGTGCGATGGCTCGGCACGATCACGATGTCCCCGGGCCGGAGCCGGTTCATGGCGTCGACGACGAGGCGGGCGTCGGAGGGCGCGTCGCGGCGAGCCGCGTCGGCCTCGGCGACGAGCAGTCGGTACTCGCGGACGTCGCCGCGCTCGCACTCGGCCTGCGCCCGGGCGCGGGCGATGTCGTGCACGAGCCGCTCGATGGCGGCCTCCTGCTGCACCACGACGCGGTCGGCCCGGTACTGCGCAAAGCTCAGGTTGAGCAGATGGCGCGCTTCGTCGGGGGCGTAGCGCCGGACGAGATTGGCCGCCATGTTGTACGTCGGGCGAAACGACGATCGCAGCGCGTACGTGCGCCGCGACGCCAGGGCCGCCACCTGTTCGAACGACACGAACGGCGACCACAACACGACGGCGTAACCCACGTCGTCGAGCCCGCGACGCCCGGCGCGCCCGGTGAATTGCGTGTACTCCCCCGCCGTGAGCATTTCGTGACGGTCGCCGGTGAACTTCGTCAGCTTCTCGATGACCACCGAGCGAGCCGGCATGTTGATGCCGAGCGACAACGTCTCGGTAGCGAACACCAGCTTCACCAACGCGGCGGCAAAGAGCGCTTCCACGGCCTCCTTCATCGGCGGCACGAGTCCGGCGTGGTGCGACGCCACGCCCATTTCCAACCCGGCGAGCCAGGCGTCGTAGCCGAGGGCGTCGAGGTCGGCGTCGGAAAGACCGGCGAGGTGCTGATCGGCGACGGCGCGGATCTGATCGCGTTCGGTCGGCGACGTCAGCCGCAGCCCGGCGTTCACGCATTGGCGCACCGCCTCGTCGCAACCCTTGCGACTGAAGATGAAGTAGACCGCGGGCAGCATCTCGTGATCGTCGAGCACGTGGGCCACCTCGACACGCCGCGGCGTGTAGACCTTGCGCCGCCGCCCGCTGCGCTCGTTGCGGTCGGTGCGGCTGTCGAGACGGGCGGCGAAGCGGTTGGGCAATCCGTCGACGAAGGTCGGCACGAGGTGCATGCGTTCGGAATCACGCTCTCCCGCCAGGTACAGGTGCTCGAGTTGGACGGGCCGGGTCTCGTCGATGATGGCGTCGGTGGCGCCGCGCACGGTGCCGATCCAGTCGGCGACGTCCTCGGCGTTGCTCACCGTCGCCGACAGGCACACGAGGTCGACCGACGTCGGCAGGTGGATGATCACCTCCTCCCACACTGCGCCCCGGTACGGATTCTGGAGGTAATGGACTTCGTCGAGCA encodes the following:
- a CDS encoding DEAD/DEAH box helicase, encoding MTAASVRHQFEAGLAFALDAFQSDAMNAIDQGHSVLVAAPTGSGKTVVAEYAIECALAEGARAFYTTPLKALSNQKFNDLVARHGSARVGLLTGDTVVRPDADVIVMTTEVLRNMIYARSSNLDSLRWVVLDEVHYLQNPYRGAVWEEVIIHLPTSVDLVCLSATVSNAEDVADWIGTVRGATDAIIDETRPVQLEHLYLAGERDSERMHLVPTFVDGLPNRFAARLDSRTDRNERSGRRRKVYTPRRVEVAHVLDDHEMLPAVYFIFSRKGCDEAVRQCVNAGLRLTSPTERDQIRAVADQHLAGLSDADLDALGYDAWLAGLEMGVASHHAGLVPPMKEAVEALFAAALVKLVFATETLSLGINMPARSVVIEKLTKFTGDRHEMLTAGEYTQFTGRAGRRGLDDVGYAVVLWSPFVSFEQVAALASRRTYALRSSFRPTYNMAANLVRRYAPDEARHLLNLSFAQYRADRVVVQQEAAIERLVHDIARARAQAECERGDVREYRLLVAEADAARRDAPSDARLVVDAMNRLRPGDIVIVPSHRTKGRVAVLGPPRGKGLSGLHLPVVTDDGRRLQLRVKDFPVPPRRAGHIKLPTPFDPTAARFLRAAGDLVRQAEVVEPDDVKTYTPKWQGGRSRARGRTPAERLATMHPVAACPDAAQHLRALGRVDRLERSLAAERRQRRNDEASLGRQLDRVLTVLAELGFVDGWALTAAGERLARLYHECDLLIADCVTAGILDGLGPAELAGLVSVFTFEARGTDVALLPVPAGLNARITEIESHLARLVGLEKRAHLPITRDVDEGFVGVAYAWAMGEPLHELLGDGITGGDFVRNIKQLVDLLRQIALVATDATTAKTANQAADAIFRGVVVASSVVGADDD